One window of Candidatus Neomarinimicrobiota bacterium genomic DNA carries:
- a CDS encoding VWA domain-containing protein, whose protein sequence is MITFENISFLWLLLAVPIYLVWYLRRNDVNRSKLRFSETAIFGIIQKRAVPLKVHLPFALRMLAITMLIVGFARPRSGVTNQEVTTEGIDIMLVLDISSSMEARDFRPNRLEAAKKVAEHFIDNRVNDRIGLVVFASETFVQAPLTLDYDILRQFLRKVTIVPKKYDGTAIGLAIASGVNRLKNSDAKSKVMILLSDGSNNSGEIQPITAAELAATFDVKIYTVGVGTRDRRLLQSGLDEAVLRQIAETTNGEYYHASNEKRLLDIYEEINELEKTEIKVKEYTRYKELYSSFLLPGVLLLLMEIFTGLTYSRRLP, encoded by the coding sequence ATGATCACATTTGAAAACATATCGTTCCTATGGCTATTGTTAGCCGTGCCAATTTATTTAGTGTGGTATCTGCGCAGGAACGATGTTAACAGGAGCAAGCTGCGCTTTTCCGAGACGGCGATCTTCGGTATAATCCAAAAGCGCGCCGTGCCGCTCAAGGTTCATCTTCCGTTCGCGTTGAGAATGCTCGCTATCACGATGCTGATAGTGGGGTTCGCGCGTCCCCGTTCCGGTGTGACGAATCAGGAGGTGACCACCGAGGGGATCGACATCATGCTCGTATTGGATATTTCGAGCAGCATGGAGGCGCGAGATTTCAGACCTAACAGGTTGGAAGCGGCTAAGAAGGTGGCAGAGCACTTCATAGATAACAGGGTGAACGACAGGATAGGATTGGTGGTTTTCGCGTCGGAAACGTTCGTGCAGGCGCCGTTGACGCTGGATTATGACATACTCCGTCAATTCTTGCGCAAGGTGACGATAGTACCGAAAAAATATGACGGTACCGCCATCGGGCTGGCTATCGCAAGCGGTGTCAACAGGCTGAAGAACAGCGACGCCAAAAGTAAGGTGATGATACTCCTCTCTGACGGGAGTAACAATTCGGGTGAGATACAGCCGATCACCGCGGCGGAATTAGCGGCAACGTTCGACGTAAAGATATACACCGTAGGCGTGGGAACGAGAGACCGGAGGCTTCTCCAGAGTGGACTCGATGAGGCGGTACTCAGGCAGATAGCGGAGACCACAAACGGGGAATACTATCACGCTTCCAATGAAAAGCGGCTGCTCGATATATACGAAGAGATAAACGAGCTTGAAAAGACTGAGATAAAAGTAAAAGAATATACACGCTACAAGGAACTCTATTCTTCCTTTCTGCTGCCGGGAGTGCTCCTGCTTCTGATGGAAATATTCACCGGTTTGACGTACTCGCGGAGGCTGCCGTAA